From Doryrhamphus excisus isolate RoL2022-K1 chromosome 22, RoL_Dexc_1.0, whole genome shotgun sequence, one genomic window encodes:
- the uros gene encoding uroporphyrinogen-III synthase isoform X1 translates to MMQVLLLKEPKDGDSEPDPYIKELASHGLKATLLPVLSFKFVSLNTLSEKLFQPEKHGGLIFTSPRAVEAVKMCIQERREEWTNSVSDKWNTKSVYVVGEATAALARSISLNSIGVDTGTAQVLSRVIIEREDTNIPPLFFPCGSIKREVLPTALRENGVPLETLTVYQTAEHPDVDKNLRHYFAQQGLPASIAFFSPSGVKFCLQTVQRLAGERLAQIKFAAIGPTTREAMLAEGLSVSCTAEKPTAAHLAVAISQALK, encoded by the exons ATG ATGCAGGTGCTGCTTCTGAAGGAGCCAAAAGATGGAGACTCTGAGCCTGATCCTTACATCAAG GAGCTGGCTTCACATGGCCTGAAGGCAACACTTCTTCCTGTGCTATCTTTTAAGTTTGTTTCATTAAACACCTTGTCAGAAAAG ctgttcCAACCAGAGAAACATGGTGGCCTCATATTTACAAGTCCCAGAGCGGTGGAAGCTGTGAAGATGTGCATACAGGAAAGAAGAGAAG AGTGGACCAACTCGGTGAGCGACAAATGGAACACAAAGTCTGTGTACGTGGTGGGGGAAGCAACGGCAGCGTTAG CACGCAGTATCAGTCTAAACTCCATCGGCGTGGACACGGGGACGGCACAGGTCTTGTCACGAGTCATTATTGAAC GGGAGGACACAAATATTCCTCCACTTTTCTTCCCTTGTGGTTCCATCAAAAGAGAAGTCCTGCCCACTGCTTTAAGGGAAAATG GGGTTCCTCTGGAGACGCTGACTGTCTATCAAACAGCAGAGCATCCAGACGTAGACAAAAATCTGCGTCACTATTTTGCACAGCAG GGCCTCCCGGCTAGCATAGCTTTCTTCAGCCCGTCGGGCGTCAAATTCTGCCTGCAGACCGTGCAGAGGTTAGCTGGTGAGCGGCTAGCGCAAATAAAG TTTGCTGCCATCGGGCCCACAACGCGGGAGGCCATGTTGGCAGAGGGCCTGAGCGTCAGCTGCACTGCGGAGAAGCCCACAGCGGCGCACTTGGCGGTGGCGATAAGCCAAGCGCTCAAATAA
- the bccip gene encoding protein BCCIP homolog: MASSAKKRAVGLSENPQELNNSSDESVEEDGDSTGEDSEASEEEINEEVMVDFEAHTISHNDFNGIKKLLQQLFLKAHVNTSEMTDIIIQQNHVGSVIKQAEVPEDSDDEDPDEVFGFITMLNLTERKSVQCVEEVKELLLNQCEKSSGHSVMEQLEKTLNDTSKPVGLLLSERFVNVPPQIALPLHKQLQEEISEAERTNKPSGRYHYCLMISKTCKEAVKSIPARGGALKEEYMFINAEEEFFYEHAVVKFHYSVQEDADSCLSGRWSFNDVPMKPFRTVMLIPADRMPSIMDKLKEYLVV, translated from the exons ATGGCTTCGTCGGCTAAGAAGAGGGCAGTAGGTTTGAGTGAAAATCCCCAGGAACTTAACAACAGCTCCGACGAAAGTGTGGAGGAAGATGGAGATTCAACGGGGGAGGACAGCGAAGCATCCGAAGAGGAGATTAATGAG GAGGTTATGGTGGACTTTGAAGCGCACACCATCTCACACAACGACTTTAATGGCATCAAAAAACTCCTACAGCAG CTCTTTCTGAAGGCTCATGTGAACACGTCAGAGATGACTGACATCATTATCCAGCAAAACCATGTGGGAAGTGTCATCAAG CAAGCTGAAGTACCAGAAGACAGTGACGATGAGGACCCAGATGAAGTGTTTGGGTTCATCACGATGCTAAACCTCACAGAGAGAAAG AGTGTGCAGTGCGTGGAGGAGGTGAAGGAGCTGCTCCTGAATCAGTGTGAGAAGTCCTCCGGCCACAGCGTCATGGAGCAGCTGGAGAAGACGCTGAACGACACCAGTAAGCCTGTGGGCCTTCTTCTCAGCGAGCGCTTTGTCAATGTGCCGCCGCAGATCGCCCTCCCGCTGCACAAACAGCTCCA AGAGGAGATCTCGGAGGCAGAGAGGACCAACAAGCCCAGTGGACGGTATCACTACTGTCTGATGATCAGCAAGACCTGCAAGGAAGCCGTCAAGAGTATTCCCGCTAGAGGTGGCGCTCTTAAGGAGGAATACATGTTCATCAACGCAGAGGAGGAGTTCTTCTATGAG CACGCCGTCGTCAAGTTCCACTACTCCGTCCAGGAAGACGCCGACTCATGTTTGAGTGGGAGGTGGTCCTTCAACGACGTTCCCATGAAGCCTTTCAGGACTGTCATGTTGATCCCGGCCGACAGGATGCCCTCCATCATGGACAAACTCAAAGAATACTTGGTTGTGTGA
- the dhx32a gene encoding DEAD/H (Asp-Glu-Ala-Asp/His) box polypeptide 32a isoform X2 — MAEEKESEKYHRESESSETTFSFGDDMELNQFDGLPFSSRYYKLLQERRALPVWKARSQFEDELVKKQLLVVSGPARTGRSTQIPQWCAEFCLSTRYRHGTVACTQASRQRAVDLALRVADEMDVNIGHEVGYSVSLEVCCCSDTVLRYCTDDILLKEMMSDPFLENYAIIIIDQAHQRTVSTDLLLVLLKAVMVSRPELRVVVLAALPLTKGFLSHFPGAPLINLESQRPPEVVHSCGGGRNYFYSALRLVLEIHRTKENGDVVVFLASEDEMYGAHSILQKEGTRLAGELGNMVPVVLCPNQGRLLLPPLSDENGNSRKSRRVFLAIQEAEDLWWAMENIHFVIDTGVQKKMVYNPRIRASSEVLQSISWCQAELRKELCGPEGKCFRLYADSQLPAECVPQILESNITSTVLFLKRMEIGGVGQCQFIDRPDPEALMQALEELDYLAALDDDGNLSEMGIIMSEIPLEPQMAKAVLASCEFDCVSEMLTIAAMLSAPSCFLEPASGMTHEAVQCRRKFQHPEGDHFTLINVYNAFKRSQHVSEKWCRDHFLDHSALKVAEQIRSELMDTLNRIELPVSESAFGTRSNASNLKRALLAGFFMQIARDVDGGGNYLILAHKHVAQVHPLSGYGLQSNKLGVPEWVVFHEFMLSENNCIRIVSEISPQVFIEMAPLYYFYNLPPSESKDVLQDMLDPQPDAAGRDKRHKVSGDANNNNSSVQSSDRCVIQ; from the exons ATGGCTGAGGAGAAGGAGTCAGAAAAGTACCACCGGGAAAGCGAGTCTAGTGAGACTACTTTCAGCTTCGGAGACGACATGGAGCTGAACCAGTTTGACGGATTGCCGTTTTCCTCGCGGTACTACAAACTCCTCCAAGAGAGGAGGGCTCTTCCGGTGTGGAAGGCGAGGAGCCAGTTTGAGGATGAACTGGTCAAAAAGCAGCTGCTGGTTGTGTCCGGACCGGCCAGGACGGGGAGGAGTACCCAG aTCCCTCAGTGGTGCGCAGAGTTCTGCCTGTCCACCAGGTACCGTCACGGGACCGTGGCTTGCACGCAGGCCAGCAGGCAGAGGGCCGTGGACCTGGCCTTGCGTGTAGCGGATGAAATGGACGTAAACATCGGGCATGAGGTGGGCTACAGCGTCAGCCTGGAGGTGTGCTGCTGCTCGGATACTGTTCTCAG ATACTGCACTGATGATATCTTGCTAAAAGAGATGATGTCCGACCCTTTCCTGGAGAACtacgccatcatcatcatcgaccAGGCCCACCAGAGGACCGTCAGCACCGACCTCCTCCTGGTTCTCCTGAAGGCCGTCATGGTGAGCAGACCTGAGCTCAGAGTCGTGGTCCTCGCCGCCCTACCCCTGACAAAAGGCTTCCTGAGTCACTTCCCCGGCGCACCGCTGATCAACCTTGAGTCTCAGCGCCCCCCTGAGGTGGTCCACAGCTGCGGCGGAGGCAGGAACTACTTCTACTCCGCTCTGAGACTGGTTCTGGAGATCCACCGTACCAAAGAGAACGGGGATGTTGTCGTCTTCTTGGCTTCAGAGGac GAGATGTATGGGGCTCACAGCATCCTGCAGAAAGAAGGAACCAGGCTTGCAGGAGAACTGGGCAACATGGTGCCTGTGGTCCTGTGTCCCAACCAGGGAAGACTTCTGCTTCCACCCCTCTCGGATGAGAATGGAAACTCCCGCAAATCACGACGGGTTTTCCTGGCGATTCAAGAGGCGGAGGACTTGTGGTGGGCGATGGAGAACATCCACTTTGTCATCGACACAGGAGTCCAGAAGAAAATG GTGTACAATCCAAGAATACGTGCCAGCTCGGAGGTGCTGCAGTCCATCAGTTGGTGTCAGGCTGAGCTGCGCAAGGAGCTGTGCGGACCAGAAG GTAAATGTTTCCGTTTGTACGCGGACAGCCAGCTCCCTGCGGAGTGCGTGCCTCAAATCCTGGAGTCCAACATCACCTCCACGGTTCTCTTCCTCAAAAGGATGGAGATCGGGGGCGTGGGGCAGTGCCAGTTCATCGACAGACCAG ATCCCGAAGCTCTCATGCAGGCCCTGGAGGAGCTGGACTACCTGGCCGCTCTGGACGACGACGGCAACCTCTCTGAGATGGGCATCATCATGTCCGAAATCCCTCTGGAGCCTCAGATGGCCAAAGCCGTGCTGGCCTCCTGCGAGTTTGACTGCGTGAGCGAGATGCTGACCATCGCCGCCATGCTTTCAG CACCAAGCTGCTTCCTGGAGCCTGCGTCCGGAATGACCCACGAGGCTGTGCAGTGTCGAAGAAAGTTCCAGCACCCGGAAGGCGACCACTTCACCCTCATTAACGTCTACAATGCCTTTAAGAGAAGCCAGC ATGTGAGTGAAAAGTGGTGCCGGGATCATTTCCTGGATCATTCCGCCCTCAAGGTGGCCGAGCAGATCCGATCGGAGCTGATGGACACGCTGAACAGGATCGAGCTCCCCGTCTCGGAGTCGGCGTTCGGCACCAGGAGCAACGCGTCCAACCTGAAGCGAGCGTTGCTGGCAGGCTTCTTCATGCAGATCGCTCGGGACGTGGACGGCGGCGGGAACTACCTCATCCTCGCGCACAAGCACGTGGCCCAAGTGCACCCGCTCTCTGGCTACGGGCTGCAGTCCAACAAGCTGGGGGTCCCCGAGTGGGTGGTCTTCCATGAGTTCATGCTGTCGGAGAACAACTGCATAAGGATTGTGTCGGAGATTTCGCCTCAAGT CTTCATTGAAATGGCCCCGCTGTACTACTTCTACAATCTTCCCCCGAGCGAGAGCAAAGACGTGCTGCAAGACATGCTGGACCCACAACCAGACGCTGCGGGACGGGACAAGAGACACAAAGTGAGCGGTGacgccaacaacaacaacagtagtGTGCAGTCTTCTGACAGGTGTGTCATTCAGTAG
- the dhx32a gene encoding DEAD/H (Asp-Glu-Ala-Asp/His) box polypeptide 32a isoform X1, whose protein sequence is MAEEKESEKYHRESESSETTFSFGDDMELNQFDGLPFSSRYYKLLQERRALPVWKARSQFEDELVKKQLLVVSGPARTGRSTQIPQWCAEFCLSTRYRHGTVACTQASRQRAVDLALRVADEMDVNIGHEVGYSVSLEVCCCSDTVLRYCTDDILLKEMMSDPFLENYAIIIIDQAHQRTVSTDLLLVLLKAVMVSRPELRVVVLAALPLTKGFLSHFPGAPLINLESQRPPEVVHSCGGGRNYFYSALRLVLEIHRTKENGDVVVFLASEDEMYGAHSILQKEGTRLAGELGNMVPVVLCPNQGRLLLPPLSDENGNSRKSRRVFLAIQEAEDLWWAMENIHFVIDTGVQKKMVYNPRIRASSEVLQSISWCQAELRKELCGPEGKCFRLYADSQLPAECVPQILESNITSTVLFLKRMEIGGVGQCQFIDRPDPEALMQALEELDYLAALDDDGNLSEMGIIMSEIPLEPQMAKAVLASCEFDCVSEMLTIAAMLSAPSCFLEPASGMTHEAVQCRRKFQHPEGDHFTLINVYNAFKRSQRTPHVSEKWCRDHFLDHSALKVAEQIRSELMDTLNRIELPVSESAFGTRSNASNLKRALLAGFFMQIARDVDGGGNYLILAHKHVAQVHPLSGYGLQSNKLGVPEWVVFHEFMLSENNCIRIVSEISPQVFIEMAPLYYFYNLPPSESKDVLQDMLDPQPDAAGRDKRHKVSGDANNNNSSVQSSDRCVIQ, encoded by the exons ATGGCTGAGGAGAAGGAGTCAGAAAAGTACCACCGGGAAAGCGAGTCTAGTGAGACTACTTTCAGCTTCGGAGACGACATGGAGCTGAACCAGTTTGACGGATTGCCGTTTTCCTCGCGGTACTACAAACTCCTCCAAGAGAGGAGGGCTCTTCCGGTGTGGAAGGCGAGGAGCCAGTTTGAGGATGAACTGGTCAAAAAGCAGCTGCTGGTTGTGTCCGGACCGGCCAGGACGGGGAGGAGTACCCAG aTCCCTCAGTGGTGCGCAGAGTTCTGCCTGTCCACCAGGTACCGTCACGGGACCGTGGCTTGCACGCAGGCCAGCAGGCAGAGGGCCGTGGACCTGGCCTTGCGTGTAGCGGATGAAATGGACGTAAACATCGGGCATGAGGTGGGCTACAGCGTCAGCCTGGAGGTGTGCTGCTGCTCGGATACTGTTCTCAG ATACTGCACTGATGATATCTTGCTAAAAGAGATGATGTCCGACCCTTTCCTGGAGAACtacgccatcatcatcatcgaccAGGCCCACCAGAGGACCGTCAGCACCGACCTCCTCCTGGTTCTCCTGAAGGCCGTCATGGTGAGCAGACCTGAGCTCAGAGTCGTGGTCCTCGCCGCCCTACCCCTGACAAAAGGCTTCCTGAGTCACTTCCCCGGCGCACCGCTGATCAACCTTGAGTCTCAGCGCCCCCCTGAGGTGGTCCACAGCTGCGGCGGAGGCAGGAACTACTTCTACTCCGCTCTGAGACTGGTTCTGGAGATCCACCGTACCAAAGAGAACGGGGATGTTGTCGTCTTCTTGGCTTCAGAGGac GAGATGTATGGGGCTCACAGCATCCTGCAGAAAGAAGGAACCAGGCTTGCAGGAGAACTGGGCAACATGGTGCCTGTGGTCCTGTGTCCCAACCAGGGAAGACTTCTGCTTCCACCCCTCTCGGATGAGAATGGAAACTCCCGCAAATCACGACGGGTTTTCCTGGCGATTCAAGAGGCGGAGGACTTGTGGTGGGCGATGGAGAACATCCACTTTGTCATCGACACAGGAGTCCAGAAGAAAATG GTGTACAATCCAAGAATACGTGCCAGCTCGGAGGTGCTGCAGTCCATCAGTTGGTGTCAGGCTGAGCTGCGCAAGGAGCTGTGCGGACCAGAAG GTAAATGTTTCCGTTTGTACGCGGACAGCCAGCTCCCTGCGGAGTGCGTGCCTCAAATCCTGGAGTCCAACATCACCTCCACGGTTCTCTTCCTCAAAAGGATGGAGATCGGGGGCGTGGGGCAGTGCCAGTTCATCGACAGACCAG ATCCCGAAGCTCTCATGCAGGCCCTGGAGGAGCTGGACTACCTGGCCGCTCTGGACGACGACGGCAACCTCTCTGAGATGGGCATCATCATGTCCGAAATCCCTCTGGAGCCTCAGATGGCCAAAGCCGTGCTGGCCTCCTGCGAGTTTGACTGCGTGAGCGAGATGCTGACCATCGCCGCCATGCTTTCAG CACCAAGCTGCTTCCTGGAGCCTGCGTCCGGAATGACCCACGAGGCTGTGCAGTGTCGAAGAAAGTTCCAGCACCCGGAAGGCGACCACTTCACCCTCATTAACGTCTACAATGCCTTTAAGAGAAGCCAGCGTACGCCAC ATGTGAGTGAAAAGTGGTGCCGGGATCATTTCCTGGATCATTCCGCCCTCAAGGTGGCCGAGCAGATCCGATCGGAGCTGATGGACACGCTGAACAGGATCGAGCTCCCCGTCTCGGAGTCGGCGTTCGGCACCAGGAGCAACGCGTCCAACCTGAAGCGAGCGTTGCTGGCAGGCTTCTTCATGCAGATCGCTCGGGACGTGGACGGCGGCGGGAACTACCTCATCCTCGCGCACAAGCACGTGGCCCAAGTGCACCCGCTCTCTGGCTACGGGCTGCAGTCCAACAAGCTGGGGGTCCCCGAGTGGGTGGTCTTCCATGAGTTCATGCTGTCGGAGAACAACTGCATAAGGATTGTGTCGGAGATTTCGCCTCAAGT CTTCATTGAAATGGCCCCGCTGTACTACTTCTACAATCTTCCCCCGAGCGAGAGCAAAGACGTGCTGCAAGACATGCTGGACCCACAACCAGACGCTGCGGGACGGGACAAGAGACACAAAGTGAGCGGTGacgccaacaacaacaacagtagtGTGCAGTCTTCTGACAGGTGTGTCATTCAGTAG
- the uros gene encoding uroporphyrinogen-III synthase isoform X2: MQVLLLKEPKDGDSEPDPYIKELASHGLKATLLPVLSFKFVSLNTLSEKLFQPEKHGGLIFTSPRAVEAVKMCIQERREEWTNSVSDKWNTKSVYVVGEATAALARSISLNSIGVDTGTAQVLSRVIIEREDTNIPPLFFPCGSIKREVLPTALRENGVPLETLTVYQTAEHPDVDKNLRHYFAQQGLPASIAFFSPSGVKFCLQTVQRLAGERLAQIKFAAIGPTTREAMLAEGLSVSCTAEKPTAAHLAVAISQALK, from the exons ATGCAGGTGCTGCTTCTGAAGGAGCCAAAAGATGGAGACTCTGAGCCTGATCCTTACATCAAG GAGCTGGCTTCACATGGCCTGAAGGCAACACTTCTTCCTGTGCTATCTTTTAAGTTTGTTTCATTAAACACCTTGTCAGAAAAG ctgttcCAACCAGAGAAACATGGTGGCCTCATATTTACAAGTCCCAGAGCGGTGGAAGCTGTGAAGATGTGCATACAGGAAAGAAGAGAAG AGTGGACCAACTCGGTGAGCGACAAATGGAACACAAAGTCTGTGTACGTGGTGGGGGAAGCAACGGCAGCGTTAG CACGCAGTATCAGTCTAAACTCCATCGGCGTGGACACGGGGACGGCACAGGTCTTGTCACGAGTCATTATTGAAC GGGAGGACACAAATATTCCTCCACTTTTCTTCCCTTGTGGTTCCATCAAAAGAGAAGTCCTGCCCACTGCTTTAAGGGAAAATG GGGTTCCTCTGGAGACGCTGACTGTCTATCAAACAGCAGAGCATCCAGACGTAGACAAAAATCTGCGTCACTATTTTGCACAGCAG GGCCTCCCGGCTAGCATAGCTTTCTTCAGCCCGTCGGGCGTCAAATTCTGCCTGCAGACCGTGCAGAGGTTAGCTGGTGAGCGGCTAGCGCAAATAAAG TTTGCTGCCATCGGGCCCACAACGCGGGAGGCCATGTTGGCAGAGGGCCTGAGCGTCAGCTGCACTGCGGAGAAGCCCACAGCGGCGCACTTGGCGGTGGCGATAAGCCAAGCGCTCAAATAA
- the mmp21 gene encoding matrix metallopeptidase-21 has protein sequence MLTSIQLIALLLWTSVSRVDAEKLFHRRDHSDLQMFNSQQAKVITDEYAAELFLSRFGFMNPVRWAEMQDQDYQDADYLDELQATIQEGTSVPRSRAGPQEGESQAFISALKDFQRLSGLPVTGVLDEATRAVMNKPRCGVLDQVLDLMPTEAPEGSSDVENATTEDAGSNDTRSDVWLSPHNDSGQAVVRRKRHLADLVSKSSRKPDARDWGHVAFSKNVLRWRLMGEGYSSQLSIEEQRYIFRLAFRMWSEVSPLEFMEDDRSPLEDIDIRLGFGTGRHLGCNQRFDGLGQEFAHAWFLGDIHFDDDEHFSGPNGGGGISLLKVAVHEIGHVLGLPHIYRPGSIMQPSYLPQESSFEMDWMDRKAIQNLYGGCKGRFSTVFDWIRREKTPYGDVVVRFNTYFMRDGWYWLYENRNNRTRYGDPVPLQIGWHGLPADGVDAYVHVWSRKREAVYFFKGTQFWRYDSDNDQAFRQDPEGHRYPRKISKAFPGISGPIDTAVYDRKDSRIYFFKSTCVYAFDLESNGLARGFPKPLRDAFPPVSAGDHPEGSIDAAYFSYSHNAIFLLKGGHFWKVVNGRDRRRRPFLPRNGLLAHKEVDQHWFDICNVHPTALRLTR, from the exons ATGCTGACTTCCATCCAGCTGATCGCTTTGCTTTTGTGGACAAGCGTCAGTCGCGTCGACGCAGAAAAACTTTTCCATCGACGGGATCATTCGGATTTGCAGATGTTCAACTCGCAACAAGCTAAGGTCATCACGGACGAGTACGCCGCGGAG CTGTTCCTGTCTAGATTTGGCTTCATGAACCCAGTGAGGTGGGCGGAGATGCAGGACCAGGACTATCAGGACGCTGACTACCTTGACGAGCTTCAAGCGACCATCCAGGAAGGGACCTCTGTTCCCCGTTCCAGGGCTGGTCCTCAGGAAGGAGAAAGCCAAGCGTTCATCTCGGCACTGAAAGACTTCCAGCGCCTGTCGGGTCTGCCCGTGACGGGCGTGTTGGACGAGGCCACCCGAGCGGTCATGAACAAGCCCCGGTGCGGCGTCCTCGACCAAGTGCTGGACTTGATGCCCACGGAGGCGCCTGAGGGGTCCTCAGATGTTGAAAACGCCACCACTGAGGACGCTGGGAGTAACGACACAAGAAGCGACGTGTGGTTGAGTCCTCATAACGATTCAGG ccAAGCCGTGGTCCGCAGGAAACGCCACCTGGCCGATCTGGTCTCCAAGAGCAGTCGCAAGCCAGACGCGAGGGACTGGGGGCACGTGGCCTTCAGCAAGAACGTGCTGAGGTGGAGGCTGATGGGCGAAGGCTACAGCAGCCAGCTGTCCATCGAGGAGCAGAGGTACATCTTCAGGCTGGCCTTCAGGATGTGGAGCGAGGTGTCGCCTCTTGAGTTCATGGAGGACGACCGCTCGCCGCTGGAAGATATCGATATCAGGCTCGGCTTCGGCACGG GAAGACATCTGGGTTGCAATCAGAGGTTTGATGGCTTGGGTCAGGAATTCGCCCACGCTTGGTTCCTGGGCGACATTCACTTTGACGACGACGAACACTTCAGCGGTCCAAATGGCGGCGGCGGAATCAGCCTCCTTAAG GTGGCAGTCCATGAAATCGGACACGTTCTCGGACTGCCTCACATCTACAGACCCGGGTCTATCATGCAACCCAGCTACCTGCCCCAGGAGTCCAGCTTTGAGATGGACTGGATGGACAGGAAAGCCATCCAGAACCTTTACG GGGGATGCAAGGGCCGATTCAGCACCGTGTTCGACTGGATCAGAAGGGAGAAGACGCCCTATGGGGACGTGGTGGTCCGCTTCAACACGTACTTCATGAGGGACGGCTGGTACTGGCTCTACGAGAACAGGAACAACCGAACACGCTACGGAGATCCGGTGCCGCTGCAGATCGGCTGgcatggacttcctgctgaTGGCGTGGACGCCTACGTCCATGTTTGGTCCCGGAAAAGAGAAGCCGTTTACTTCTTCAAAG GCACACAGTTCTGGAGGTACGACAGCGACAACGACCAGGCCTTCAGACAGGACCCAGAAGGCCACAGGTATCCAAGGAAGATCTCCAAAGCTTTCCCAGGAATATCTGGTCCGATTGACACTGCCGTTTACGACCGTAAGGACTCCCGGATTTACTTCTTCAAAAGCACTTGT GTGTACGCCTTTGACCTGGAGTCCAACGGCTTGGCGAGAGGCTTCCCCAAACCCTTACGAGACGCCTTTCCTCCAGTGTCCGCCGGCGACCATCCCGAAGGAAGCATCGACGCCGCTTACTTCTCCTACAGCCACAACGCCATCTTCCTCCTGAAGGGGGGCCACTTTTGGAAGGTGGTCAACGGGCGGGATCGCCGGAGACGCCCCTTCCTGCCCCGGAACGGCCTGCTGGCTCACAAGGAGGTGGACCAGCACTGGTTCGACATCTGCAATGTCCACCCGACCGCACTGAGGCTGACGAGATGA